TTCCATTAAAACTGCAAAAAAATATTGAATTAATCTTAGATAAAAGTAAAATAAAATATGGTGCAAAAGAAATTATAGTATCAATAATGGAGAGTGAAACAGGAAAAATAATAACCCTAGCCACCTCAAATCGTTTTAACCCAGGTCATATTAAACAAAAAGACATTCCCTCTTTAAATGTTTTTGCAATTGAGCATCAATATGAGCCTGGTTCAGTTATTAAACCTATTTCTTTATCCTTAGCAATGGAAAAAAATCTTATTAAAAAAAATGAACTTTTTTCAGCATATAATAAAGGTAAAGCAAATGCCAAAGGTTTTTATCCAAAAGGAAGATATCCCTTGGGACGTTTTGTAATTAAAGATGATCATAACTTTAAAAAAAGATACATAACACTTAATGACACTGTTATATTTTCAAGTAATATTGGTACGCTTCAAATTGCTCAACGTTTAAAAGCAGAAGACTTTTATGAAGGTTTTGTACGCTTTGGTTTTACTAAAAAAACAGGAATAGATTTACCTTTTGAAAAATCAGGATACTTGCCTCCTAAATACAGATTTAAAGCAGGTGAAAGTAAAGGAAGAGACAATGTATTTAAAGCAACTGTTTCTTACGGTCAAGGTATGACTTCAACCTTTATGCAAGTGCTTAAAGCCTACAGTGTTTTTAATAATAATGGTTATTCAGTACAGCCAAAAATTGTTAATACCTACACAATAAACAATAAAAAAATTAGTAAATCACAAATAACCAAAGAAAAAGTTATCTCAAAAAGAACAGCCAATAGAATGAAACAAATGTTAATTAATACCGTACAAAAAGGAACAGGAAGAGGTACGGCAATTAAAGGTTTAGAAATTGGGGGAAAAACAGGAACAGCTCAATTAGCAAGAAGAGGTAAATACCTTAAACGCTATATTTCTTCTTTTTTTGGTTTTGCAAATGATTCTACAATGAAATATACTATTGGAGTTACTGTAGTTGAACCAATATCAACAGGAAAATATTGGTATTACCACTATGCTTCACAATCTGCTGTTCCTTTATACAAAGAAGTGATACAAACATTGGTAAAATTAAATTATTTAAGCCCTAATAAGTAAA
The genomic region above belongs to Campylobacteraceae bacterium and contains:
- a CDS encoding penicillin-binding protein 2 → MTSNNNNNVNKTKKTFLLLAVILLAMIIFILVVFTTVAKKRKLPRINISKSELAIRGNILSYDNFKIASSKKIYKVAIDTRYLNKNKLDLFVKLLSIYSNIEEKILYNKINKSLKKRPGYIILSYNINSRTAKNLKELGFKLRRLGIFKSLYRNGTRLLVGLEVRESGEKRLYSYKDTLTPVVGYIRKFEASNGKTRVKGIKGIERSYNRLLNENKDGILSGQKDVLSYISFNKDSVIKNRIDGANLKLNIPLKLQKNIELILDKSKIKYGAKEIIVSIMESETGKIITLATSNRFNPGHIKQKDIPSLNVFAIEHQYEPGSVIKPISLSLAMEKNLIKKNELFSAYNKGKANAKGFYPKGRYPLGRFVIKDDHNFKKRYITLNDTVIFSSNIGTLQIAQRLKAEDFYEGFVRFGFTKKTGIDLPFEKSGYLPPKYRFKAGESKGRDNVFKATVSYGQGMTSTFMQVLKAYSVFNNNGYSVQPKIVNTYTINNKKISKSQITKEKVISKRTANRMKQMLINTVQKGTGRGTAIKGLEIGGKTGTAQLARRGKYLKRYISSFFGFANDSTMKYTIGVTVVEPISTGKYWYYHYASQSAVPLYKEVIQTLVKLNYLSPNK